Genomic segment of Gloeocapsa sp. PCC 7428:
TTGAAATTGCCTTTTTACCGCGACAATCTACCCGTGAAGGCTGGGTAACATTTAAAACCGATCCGCGTACTGTAGATCAGATGTCAGCACGCGTCATGGGTTTTGAAAAACCTTAATAAGGATGCAAAAGAAGTAGCTGATTGCTAGCTTGTAGCCTTCAACTCGGAACCTTCTTTTTCGCTTTCCAGTCTGAATAGATAACAGTGTTTGATACTAATTCGCTACTTGAGTGCATCAAATCATACAGAGAAATGATGGCAATTTTGAAGTACGCGAAAAAGTGATTTCCTTCTTAAAGGAGAACGTTTGATATGAATCGTGTTAATTCTTGGCACTCTGGAACAGCTGGAGTTATGGCGCTTGCAGTTGCAGCAAGTACTATAACCCCCCTCATTTTATCAACTCCTGCATCAGCGCAACTTTTTCCTCGGCAACCGTATCCTTCGAGAACCTATCCTTCAACGAATTATCCGTCTTCTACACAAGTTACAATTCCCGTAGGTACTTCGATTCCCGCGCGGTACGATGAGGCAGAACGCATCATTGTTACTCCTACGGAAACGATGTCTTTAACGCTCACGGTAGCAACGAATATTATCAACCGTAGTGGTACTGTATTGATACCAGCAGGAAGTCAAATTGTCGGTCAAATTCAACCGGTTTACGGTGGTTCGCAGTTTGTAGCAAGAGAACTTGTCATGCCGAATAACCGACGACAAAGCATTAATGCTAGTTCAAGAGTATTCAGTCAAACGCAGGAAATTACGCGTGGGTCTAACACAGGTTCGATCTTGAAAGGTGCAGCCGTTGGTGCAGCAGCAGCCGCCGCTGTCGCAGCAATTACAGGCGATCGCGCGATCGCCACCGAAGAAGTTCTAGGTGGTGCTGGATTAGGTGCATTAGGCGGAGTTTTACTCGGTCGCAGACGTGCTGAGGTTGTTGTCATCAACCCAACGACAGATCTGAATCTAACGCTTAACTCAAATCTACCGTTATCTACCTACTAAACGCAAAAGTTAACCTCTCAATTGGGCATACACTAAAAAGCGGGTAGCTATTAGCAATGCTACGGTAGAGGGACTGATGTCACAAGTAGACGAAATTCTAACGTTTTGGTTTGGACAACCAAATACAGCAGAGTATGGTAAACAGCGCGCGTTTTGGTTTACGAAAAGCGCTGAGTTTGACCGCGAAGTGCGCGAACGATTTTTGAGTGACTACGAACAAGCTGCGGCGCATCAATTAGACGCTTGGCAAGAAGCGCCCCGCAGTTGCTTAGCATTAATTTTACTCTTGGATCAGATGCCGCGTAATATCTTTCGCGGAACTCCTCAAGCTTTTGCGACAGACGCCGCTGCACTCGCTGCTGCACAGCACGCAGTTGCGCAAGGTTTTGACCGCGAACTTTTAAACGTACAGCGCTGGTTTATCTATTTACCGTTTGAACACAGCGAAAATCTTGAGCATCAACGCCAGTGTGTTGAGTTGTTCGCATCGTTAAAAGACGATCCTGAAAGTGCTTCTGCAATCGACTATGCTCAGCGTCATCTAGCAGTGATCGAACGCTTTGGGCGCTTTCCCCACCGCAACAAAATTCTCAATCGCGAATCTACCCCAGAAGAAATAGAATTCCTCAAACAACCAGGTTCGTCATTTTGAGGGGTGAGGCTTCTTCTACTGCGGAATCACTTGAATTTGCGCTGGCTGTGAAGGTGGCTCTTGTAAAGCGGCTTGAATTCGCGGTGAAGCCAGTAACTTTTGCGTATCAGCAATTAAGCGATCGCCCCATAATTGCTCGCGTAAAAATTCTACATCACCGTAGCGTTGGTCAATGCGTAATGCGGCTTCGCCCATGGCGATCGCACGTTGCTGATCGCCTCTAGTATAAAGTGCAACTGCCATTGCGAGTTGTGGTTCGGCTGCTTGTTTGTCAATATTCAGTGCGGCTTGCCAATGTTTCAGCGCTGAGTTAATATCGCCTTGCTCGTATTTTATTAAACCAATATTGTTGATTGCAGGCCAGAATTTTTTATCAGCTGCGGTTGCTTTATTATATTGCTCGATCGCTTGGGGAAATTGTCTGAGCTTGTAGTAAGCATTACCGAGGTCAAATAATCCTTCGGGATCGTTGGGTTTTAACCTCAAGCCAGCTTGCAGGGTATCGACAGCAGCTTGGTATTTTCCTTGCTGAAAATGCGCTGAACCCAAAGCAAACATAATCGACGCATTTTTCGGATCGAGGACTCTCGCTTGGTCTAATGCCGCGATCGCTTCATTGTAGCGATTTGTTTGTAGATACAAACCACCTAGCAAAAACCATGATTGATAGCTTCGTGGCGCTAATTGCGTTG
This window contains:
- a CDS encoding S-layer domain-containing protein, coding for MNRVNSWHSGTAGVMALAVAASTITPLILSTPASAQLFPRQPYPSRTYPSTNYPSSTQVTIPVGTSIPARYDEAERIIVTPTETMSLTLTVATNIINRSGTVLIPAGSQIVGQIQPVYGGSQFVARELVMPNNRRQSINASSRVFSQTQEITRGSNTGSILKGAAVGAAAAAAVAAITGDRAIATEEVLGGAGLGALGGVLLGRRRAEVVVINPTTDLNLTLNSNLPLSTY
- a CDS encoding DUF924 family protein, producing MSQVDEILTFWFGQPNTAEYGKQRAFWFTKSAEFDREVRERFLSDYEQAAAHQLDAWQEAPRSCLALILLLDQMPRNIFRGTPQAFATDAAALAAAQHAVAQGFDRELLNVQRWFIYLPFEHSENLEHQRQCVELFASLKDDPESASAIDYAQRHLAVIERFGRFPHRNKILNRESTPEEIEFLKQPGSSF
- a CDS encoding tetratricopeptide repeat protein, giving the protein MPNHKFWIKFLIVCSLLGVAQPALGQALIPRAPQLNSAALEQQGLRLAQEAAQLAQFQQYEQALPRARLATQLAPRSYQSWFLLGGLYLQTNRYNEAIAALDQARVLDPKNASIMFALGSAHFQQGKYQAAVDTLQAGLRLKPNDPEGLFDLGNAYYKLRQFPQAIEQYNKATAADKKFWPAINNIGLIKYEQGDINSALKHWQAALNIDKQAAEPQLAMAVALYTRGDQQRAIAMGEAALRIDQRYGDVEFLREQLWGDRLIADTQKLLASPRIQAALQEPPSQPAQIQVIPQ